The proteins below come from a single Fusobacterium nucleatum genomic window:
- a CDS encoding TRAP transporter large permease → MTFLVLFIVLFIMLTIGVPVGFAIGGATMISMYFCSNLNMVVNAQYCFSGINSFTVMAIPFFMLAGLIMSTGGIAKRIVNFASALIDFVTGALGCVTILACMFFGALSGSGMATTSAIGGMMIPEMKKKGYSSEYAATLVCFGGIVGPIIPPSLSFVLYGATTNTPVPELFLAGVLPGIFLGLIFLLMNILICKKTKTEVRKVEEGKVVTLKEILQNRLKRIWIATKEGIWALLSPTIILGGIYSGIFTPTEAACISVVYSAFVSYFIYKDLNLKALYNTLLDAAVLNGITSFLLGYSTVFSTFMTFEKVPQMISTFLTTISSNPFVVLFFINLILLFIGLFLDTVPAIIVMAPMLLPTVKALGINPVHFGVVMAVNLAIGLCTPPYGCNLFVGAAVAKIKLDSMFKLIIPFFLAAIFALAIITYIPWLSLVFIK, encoded by the coding sequence ATGACTTTTTTAGTGTTATTCATAGTACTATTCATTATGTTAACAATAGGAGTTCCTGTTGGTTTTGCTATTGGTGGAGCAACAATGATTTCTATGTATTTTTGTTCTAACTTAAACATGGTTGTTAATGCACAATATTGTTTTTCAGGGATTAACTCCTTTACAGTTATGGCAATTCCTTTCTTTATGTTAGCAGGGTTAATAATGTCTACTGGTGGAATTGCTAAAAGAATAGTTAATTTTGCTTCGGCATTAATAGATTTTGTTACAGGAGCTTTAGGCTGTGTTACAATTCTTGCTTGTATGTTTTTTGGGGCATTATCTGGGTCAGGAATGGCAACAACTTCTGCTATTGGTGGAATGATGATACCTGAAATGAAAAAGAAGGGATATTCTTCAGAATATGCCGCTACTTTAGTTTGTTTTGGTGGAATTGTAGGACCAATTATCCCTCCTAGTTTATCTTTTGTCCTTTATGGAGCTACAACAAACACTCCAGTACCAGAATTATTTTTAGCAGGAGTACTTCCTGGAATTTTTTTAGGACTTATTTTTTTACTGATGAATATCTTAATTTGTAAAAAAACAAAAACAGAAGTAAGAAAAGTTGAAGAAGGAAAAGTAGTAACTTTAAAAGAAATTTTACAAAATAGACTTAAAAGAATTTGGATTGCAACCAAAGAAGGAATATGGGCATTATTATCACCAACAATTATACTTGGTGGAATTTATTCAGGAATTTTTACTCCTACTGAAGCTGCTTGTATATCAGTAGTTTATTCTGCTTTTGTTAGTTATTTTATTTATAAAGATTTAAATTTAAAAGCACTGTACAATACTTTATTAGATGCAGCTGTACTAAATGGAATAACTTCTTTTTTATTAGGTTATTCTACTGTATTTTCAACTTTTATGACTTTTGAAAAAGTTCCTCAAATGATTTCTACTTTTTTAACTACTATTTCTAGTAATCCATTTGTTGTACTTTTCTTTATAAATTTAATTTTACTTTTTATTGGATTATTTTTGGATACGGTTCCAGCTATCATTGTAATGGCACCAATGTTATTACCAACTGTAAAAGCTTTAGGAATAAATCCAGTTCATTTTGGAGTTGTAATGGCAGTTAATTTAGCTATAGGACTTTGTACACCTCCATATGGATGTAATCTATTTGTAGGAGCAGCTGTTGCAAAGATAAAATTAGATAGTATGTTTAAATTAATTATTCCATTTTTCCTTGCAGCTATTTTTGCACTTGCAATAATAACATACATTCCTTGGCTTTCTTTAGTATTTATTAAATAA
- a CDS encoding TRAP transporter small permease: protein MKKNKIVQFLDRSEEVILVGMFALMVLIIFIQVIMRYIFNNSLSWSEELGKFLFVWISWIGISIGAKRKEHIKITMFVDKCSPKLKCLCDILSELIVFGICAITAYYGLELVISQSQIFFAGIKISMSWGYLSVVLGCFIMMIRNLIIIKDSFTAFKKGGKEE, encoded by the coding sequence ATGAAGAAAAATAAAATTGTTCAATTTTTAGATAGATCAGAAGAAGTAATTTTAGTTGGAATGTTCGCTCTAATGGTTCTTATCATTTTTATACAAGTTATAATGCGTTATATTTTTAATAATTCTCTATCATGGTCAGAAGAATTAGGAAAATTTTTGTTTGTTTGGATTTCTTGGATTGGAATTAGTATTGGTGCAAAAAGAAAAGAGCATATAAAAATAACAATGTTTGTAGATAAATGTTCTCCTAAATTGAAATGTTTATGTGATATATTGTCAGAACTTATTGTATTTGGAATTTGTGCAATAACTGCTTATTATGGGCTTGAATTAGTTATTTCACAATCTCAAATCTTTTTTGCAGGAATAAAAATTAGTATGTCTTGGGGATATTTGTCTGTAGTTTTAGGATGTTTTATTATGATGATTAGAAATTTAATAATTATAAAAGATTCTTTCACTGCTTTTAAGAAAGGAGGGAAAGAAGAATGA
- a CDS encoding TRAP transporter substrate-binding protein has product MLKKISLLLVIILSLFTFISCRPSESKKEDSNLPIVIKIGSTDSSSRSTNVWSTELGKILEEKAPGKFQVEVYPDGQLGDTPDLVAGVKLGTVTMMFDLSAAITAAAGPESACIDLPYLYPTYEDWITGTFENGGLELFNEYLSKQGYYCIDMYYNGMRQVASVKRNYHNSDDLKGQKIRIAQNELNVDMWQAMGANPTPMSWGEVITSLSQGTIDALDHSLGVFNDFSLHKIAPYITLTNHASSPFPIVCSLDWINSLPEDLRQILEESIHEVAKKQREEERANELKYIERFKSEGATVEELTPDEVKAFQEKVKPVYDKWRKKVGDEVVDKWLETVPKN; this is encoded by the coding sequence ATGTTAAAAAAAATTTCTTTATTATTAGTCATTATTTTATCTCTATTTACTTTTATTTCATGTAGACCATCAGAATCTAAAAAAGAAGATTCAAATTTACCTATTGTAATAAAAATAGGAAGTACAGATTCAAGTTCGCGTTCAACTAATGTTTGGAGTACTGAATTAGGAAAGATACTAGAAGAAAAAGCTCCAGGAAAGTTCCAAGTTGAAGTTTACCCTGATGGACAATTAGGAGATACACCAGATTTAGTTGCTGGAGTTAAATTAGGGACTGTTACAATGATGTTTGACTTATCAGCAGCTATTACTGCAGCAGCAGGACCTGAATCTGCATGTATAGATTTACCTTATTTGTATCCTACTTATGAGGATTGGATAACAGGGACATTTGAAAATGGAGGTTTAGAGTTATTTAATGAATATTTAAGTAAACAAGGATACTACTGTATTGATATGTATTACAATGGAATGAGACAAGTAGCAAGTGTAAAAAGAAATTATCATAATTCTGATGATTTAAAAGGACAAAAAATAAGAATTGCACAAAATGAATTAAATGTTGATATGTGGCAAGCAATGGGAGCTAATCCTACTCCAATGTCTTGGGGTGAAGTTATTACTTCTCTTTCTCAAGGAACTATAGATGCTTTAGACCACTCTTTAGGTGTTTTTAATGATTTTTCTTTACATAAAATTGCTCCATATATTACTTTAACAAATCATGCAAGTTCCCCATTTCCAATTGTTTGTTCACTAGATTGGATTAATTCACTTCCAGAAGATTTAAGACAAATATTGGAAGAAAGCATTCATGAAGTTGCTAAGAAACAAAGAGAAGAAGAAAGAGCAAATGAGTTAAAATATATAGAAAGATTTAAATCGGAAGGAGCTACAGTTGAGGAATTAACTCCTGATGAAGTTAAGGCTTTTCAAGAAAAAGTAAAACCTGTATATGATAAATGGAGAAAAAAAGTTGGGGATGAAGTTGTTGATAAATGGCTTGAAACTGTTCCTAAAAATTAG
- the gltS gene encoding sodium/glutamate symporter yields the protein MKLELTMFNTTAIAVLILFLGSYVKSKIEILRKFCIPVPVVGGLIFTIFTLVGYTTNIFSIKFDFTLSDFFMLAFYTSIGFTASISLLKKGGIKTVKLLIVSSILVVLQNGIGVIICKILGINPLIGLATGSIPMTGGHGTSAVFAVPLENLGLSAANTITLAAATFGLVAGSLTGGPLGRYLVEKSIKNSKVSHNQKVNTNINEETENKLSAKGFEQAIFLLLLAMALGTIISMLLGKTGLTFPASVGGMLASAFIVNIKNFDRLYPIKYSEIHIFGEISLAIFLSMSMMKLKLWQIIDLAGPMLILLFAQVILIVIFIIFVAFPVMGKDYEAAVTCSGFCGYGLGAVPTGVANMDTLTEKYYPAPESFFIVPLVGSLFINIVNTFIITFFMNVV from the coding sequence ATGAAACTTGAATTAACAATGTTTAATACTACTGCAATTGCTGTTTTAATATTATTTTTAGGAAGTTATGTAAAAAGTAAAATAGAAATTTTAAGAAAATTTTGTATTCCTGTTCCAGTAGTTGGTGGATTAATATTTACAATTTTTACACTTGTAGGATATACAACAAATATTTTTTCAATAAAATTTGATTTTACATTGAGTGATTTTTTTATGTTGGCATTTTATACAAGTATTGGTTTTACAGCAAGTATATCTCTTTTGAAAAAGGGTGGAATAAAAACAGTAAAGTTGCTTATAGTTTCTAGTATTCTTGTTGTATTACAAAATGGAATAGGGGTTATAATTTGTAAAATTTTAGGAATAAATCCACTGATAGGACTAGCAACAGGTTCTATTCCTATGACTGGAGGTCATGGAACATCAGCAGTATTTGCAGTTCCTTTAGAAAATTTAGGTTTAAGTGCTGCAAACACCATTACATTAGCTGCAGCTACATTTGGATTAGTAGCTGGTTCTTTAACAGGAGGACCACTAGGAAGGTATTTAGTAGAAAAAAGTATTAAAAATAGCAAAGTAAGCCATAATCAAAAGGTCAATACTAATATCAATGAAGAAACAGAAAATAAATTATCAGCAAAAGGATTTGAGCAAGCTATTTTTTTGTTATTATTGGCTATGGCTTTGGGAACAATCATTTCTATGTTATTAGGAAAAACAGGACTTACTTTTCCAGCTTCTGTGGGAGGCATGTTGGCCTCAGCTTTTATTGTGAATATAAAAAATTTTGATAGGCTATATCCAATTAAGTATTCTGAAATACATATTTTTGGTGAGATATCACTTGCTATATTTTTATCTATGAGTATGATGAAATTAAAATTATGGCAGATTATAGATTTAGCTGGACCAATGTTAATTTTACTTTTTGCACAGGTTATTTTAATTGTAATTTTCATAATATTTGTTGCTTTTCCTGTAATGGGAAAAGATTATGAAGCAGCAGTAACATGCTCAGGATTTTGTGGATATGGATTAGGGGCTGTTCCTACAGGAGTTGCTAATATGGATACATTAACTGAAAAATATTATCCTGCTCCAGAATCTTTTTTCATTGTTCCCTTAGTAGGTTCACTTTTTATAAATATAGTAAATACTTTTATAATAACTTTTTTTATGAATGTTGTTTAA
- a CDS encoding aminopeptidase: MKEILMGKIADKIIDVNLKMISGEKLLIVTEAEKISIANAIAASAYRKDIEPIISIIIPREIDSQEPPKIIAAALKATDAFVSVVGKSITHTNAIKNAIENGARGLVLTQFSEDMMIHGGMEADFEKIKPVCLKVAATLANSKEIRLTTPFGTDLKFCAENRRGNALYCLVEKGKFSTAPTVEANVSPIEGTSEGIIVADASVPYIGIGLLKEPIVCKVEKGFITSIEGGKQAKLLSEDLANKKDPNVYNVAELGIGLNPNCRFIGLMLEDEGVYGSCHIGIGTSVNLGGVLKAACHYDLIMTKPTIISDGITIMKDGELVGEFYSEVYKK, translated from the coding sequence ATGAAAGAAATTTTAATGGGAAAAATAGCTGACAAAATTATTGATGTAAATTTAAAAATGATTTCAGGAGAAAAACTTTTGATTGTAACTGAAGCAGAAAAAATATCAATTGCAAATGCTATAGCTGCTTCTGCATACAGAAAAGATATCGAACCAATTATTAGCATAATAATTCCTAGAGAAATAGATTCTCAAGAGCCACCCAAAATTATAGCTGCTGCATTAAAAGCAACAGATGCATTTGTTTCAGTAGTTGGAAAATCTATTACACATACAAATGCTATAAAAAATGCCATAGAAAATGGGGCTAGAGGATTGGTTTTAACACAATTTTCTGAGGACATGATGATACATGGAGGAATGGAAGCTGACTTTGAAAAAATAAAACCTGTTTGCCTAAAGGTTGCTGCAACATTAGCAAATTCAAAAGAAATCCGTTTGACAACTCCATTTGGAACAGATTTAAAATTTTGTGCTGAAAATAGAAGAGGAAATGCATTATATTGCTTAGTTGAGAAAGGAAAATTTTCTACAGCTCCAACTGTAGAAGCAAATGTTTCACCAATTGAAGGAACTTCAGAAGGAATTATAGTGGCTGATGCAAGTGTTCCATATATAGGAATAGGTTTATTAAAAGAACCAATAGTTTGTAAAGTTGAAAAGGGATTTATAACTTCCATAGAAGGAGGAAAACAGGCAAAACTACTTAGTGAAGATTTAGCTAATAAAAAAGATCCTAATGTATATAATGTTGCTGAATTAGGTATAGGATTAAATCCTAATTGTCGTTTTATTGGTTTAATGTTAGAAGATGAAGGAGTTTATGGCTCTTGTCATATAGGAATAGGAACAAGTGTGAACTTAGGAGGTGTTTTAAAGGCAGCCTGTCATTATGATTTAATAATGACAAAACCAACTATAATATCTGATGGAATAACAATAATGAAAGATGGTGAATTAGTAGGAGAATTTTATTCAGAAGTTTATAAAAAATAG
- a CDS encoding GntR family transcriptional regulator: protein MKSFKIEKKKTLNLQVYEVLKYMILNDEFKDEIKLNEVQIATMLDVSPTPVREAFRMLAVDGIVEIIPWKGVFIKKYTIDEVEEAYQCREVLETLAVKLCINIIPRSEIDRLLNFLKEKHDSVDERIKVSNEIHNVIIEYSHNKRLKNLITQLNDILIYDRRLSAYDGLRGKQIDQEHKLILKALKEKNENAAISYMKEHIQNGFKYIKENHN, encoded by the coding sequence TTGAAATCTTTTAAAATTGAAAAGAAAAAAACTTTAAATTTGCAAGTCTATGAAGTCTTAAAATATATGATTTTAAATGATGAATTTAAAGATGAAATAAAATTAAATGAAGTACAAATTGCAACAATGCTTGATGTCAGTCCTACACCAGTTAGGGAAGCTTTTAGAATGCTTGCTGTTGATGGAATTGTTGAAATTATACCTTGGAAAGGAGTATTTATTAAGAAATATACTATTGATGAAGTTGAAGAGGCATATCAGTGTAGAGAAGTATTAGAAACTTTAGCTGTAAAATTATGTATTAATATTATTCCTAGAAGCGAAATTGACAGGCTTTTAAATTTTTTAAAAGAAAAACATGACAGTGTGGATGAGAGAATTAAAGTTAGTAATGAAATTCACAATGTAATTATTGAGTATTCTCATAATAAAAGGCTAAAAAATTTAATAACACAACTTAATGATATCCTAATTTATGATAGAAGGCTCTCTGCTTATGATGGCTTAAGAGGAAAACAAATTGATCAAGAACACAAATTGATTTTAAAAGCCTTAAAAGAAAAAAATGAAAATGCTGCTATTTCTTATATGAAGGAACATATTCAAAATGGCTTTAAATATATAAAAGAAAATCATAATTAA
- a CDS encoding PLP-dependent aminotransferase family protein, translating into MQKKLIRNSDVTISTQLYEMLRQNILENKWKENDKFYSVRQISIKYEVNLNTVLKVVQMLEEEGYLYSIKGKGCFVKKGYNLDIGKRMTPILNTFRFGQNSKDMGINFSNGGPPKEYFPIQEYKEILAEILLDEAESKYLMAYQNIQGLESLRETLAEFIRKYGIKREKDDIIICSGTQIALELISTAFGISPKKTVLLSDPTYQNAVNILKSYCNIENIDMKYDGWDMKEFEELLKRKKIDFVYIMTNFQNPTGISWSFEKKKKMIELSKKYNFYIIEDECFSDFFYNSRECPKSLKALDKYERVFFIKTFSKIVMPALALTMLIPPKKYIDSFSLNKYFIDTTTSGINQKFLEIFIKRGLLDKHLEKLRMNLKRKMEYMIRGLQKIKHLEIMHIPKGGFFVWVNLANYINSEKFYYKCRLRGLSILPGFIFYSSTEEVTSKIRISIVPSTIKEMKRGLEIIQDVLNNCDFKL; encoded by the coding sequence ATGCAAAAGAAATTGATAAGAAATTCAGATGTTACAATTTCAACACAACTTTATGAAATGTTGAGGCAGAATATTTTAGAAAATAAATGGAAAGAAAATGATAAATTCTATTCTGTTAGACAAATTTCAATAAAGTATGAAGTAAACTTAAATACAGTTTTAAAAGTTGTACAGATGCTTGAAGAAGAGGGATATTTATATAGTATAAAAGGGAAGGGATGTTTTGTAAAAAAAGGTTATAATCTTGATATAGGAAAGAGAATGACACCTATTCTAAATACTTTTCGTTTTGGGCAAAATTCAAAAGATATGGGAATTAATTTTTCAAATGGAGGTCCACCAAAAGAATATTTTCCAATTCAAGAATATAAAGAAATTTTAGCTGAAATATTATTAGATGAAGCTGAAAGTAAATATCTTATGGCTTATCAAAATATTCAAGGTTTAGAGAGTTTAAGAGAAACTTTGGCTGAATTTATTAGAAAATATGGAATAAAGAGAGAAAAAGATGATATAATTATTTGCTCAGGAACTCAAATAGCATTAGAACTTATAAGTACAGCATTTGGAATATCACCTAAAAAAACAGTTCTTCTATCTGATCCAACTTATCAAAATGCTGTTAATATTTTAAAAAGTTATTGTAATATAGAAAATATTGATATGAAATATGATGGTTGGGATATGAAAGAATTTGAAGAGTTGTTGAAAAGAAAAAAGATAGATTTTGTTTATATAATGACAAATTTTCAAAATCCAACTGGGATAAGTTGGTCTTTTGAAAAAAAGAAAAAAATGATAGAACTATCAAAAAAATATAATTTTTATATAATAGAAGATGAATGTTTCTCTGATTTTTTTTATAATTCAAGAGAATGTCCAAAATCTTTAAAAGCTTTGGATAAATATGAAAGAGTATTTTTTATTAAAACATTTTCAAAAATTGTTATGCCCGCATTAGCATTAACTATGCTAATTCCTCCTAAAAAATATATAGATAGTTTTAGTTTAAATAAATATTTTATTGACACCACAACTTCTGGAATAAACCAAAAGTTTTTAGAAATTTTTATTAAAAGAGGTTTATTGGATAAACATTTAGAAAAATTAAGAATGAATTTAAAAAGAAAAATGGAATATATGATAAGGGGACTTCAAAAAATAAAGCACTTAGAAATAATGCATATACCAAAAGGAGGATTTTTTGTTTGGGTAAATTTAGCTAACTACATCAATAGTGAAAAATTTTACTATAAATGCCGTTTAAGAGGACTTTCTATATTACCAGGATTTATTTTTTATTCATCAACAGAAGAGGTGACTTCTAAAATTAGAATAAGTATAGTTCCTTCAACAATAAAAGAAATGAAAAGAGGGCTTGAAATTATTCAAGATGTTTTAAATAATTGTGATTTTAAGTTATAA
- the megL gene encoding methionine gamma-lyase, with product MEMKKLGLGTTAIHAGTLKNLYGTLAMPIYQTSTFIFDSAEQGGRRFALEEAGYIYTRLGNPTTTTLENKIAALEEGEAGIAMSSGMGAISSTLWTVLKAGDHVVTDKTLYGCTFALMNHGLTRFGVEVTFVDTSNLEEVKNAMKENTRVVYLETPANPNLKIVDLEGVCKVAHTNPNTLVIVDNTFATPYMQKPLKLGVDIVVHSATKYLNGHGDVIAGLVVTKQELADQIRFVGLKDMTGAVLGPQEAYYIIRGLKTFEIRMERHCKNARTIVDFLNKHPKVEKVYYPGLETHPGYEIAKKQMKDFGAMISFELKGGFEAGKTLLNNLKLCSLAVSLGDTETLIQHPASMTHSPYTKEEREVAGITDGLVRLSVGLENVEDIIADLEYGLEKI from the coding sequence ATGGAAATGAAAAAACTTGGTTTAGGAACAACAGCGATACATGCAGGAACTCTAAAAAATTTATATGGAACTCTTGCAATGCCTATCTATCAAACTTCTACTTTTATATTTGATTCAGCAGAACAAGGGGGAAGAAGATTTGCCCTTGAAGAAGCTGGATATATTTACACAAGACTTGGAAATCCTACAACAACAACATTGGAAAACAAAATTGCTGCTCTTGAAGAAGGAGAAGCTGGAATAGCTATGTCATCTGGTATGGGAGCTATATCTTCAACATTGTGGACTGTGTTAAAAGCAGGAGACCATGTTGTTACAGATAAAACTTTATATGGTTGTACTTTTGCTTTAATGAATCATGGACTTACAAGATTTGGAGTTGAAGTTACTTTTGTTGATACTTCTAATTTAGAAGAAGTTAAAAATGCTATGAAAGAAAATACAAGAGTTGTTTATCTTGAAACTCCTGCCAATCCAAATTTAAAAATAGTTGACTTAGAAGGTGTATGTAAAGTTGCTCATACAAATCCAAATACTTTAGTCATTGTAGATAATACTTTTGCAACTCCATATATGCAAAAACCTTTAAAATTAGGTGTAGATATCGTTGTACACTCTGCAACTAAATATTTGAATGGACATGGTGATGTAATAGCAGGGCTTGTGGTAACAAAACAAGAACTTGCAGATCAAATCCGTTTTGTTGGATTAAAAGATATGACAGGGGCTGTTTTAGGACCTCAAGAAGCATATTACATTATAAGAGGATTGAAAACATTTGAAATTCGTATGGAAAGACACTGTAAAAATGCAAGAACTATTGTAGATTTCTTAAATAAACATCCAAAAGTTGAAAAAGTTTATTATCCTGGACTTGAAACTCATCCTGGTTATGAAATAGCTAAAAAGCAAATGAAAGATTTTGGAGCAATGATTTCATTTGAATTAAAAGGTGGATTTGAAGCTGGAAAAACTTTATTAAATAATTTAAAACTTTGTTCATTAGCAGTTTCATTAGGAGATACTGAAACTCTTATTCAGCACCCAGCTTCTATGACACATTCTCCTTATACAAAAGAAGAAAGAGAAGTTGCTGGAATAACTGATGGATTAGTTAGATTATCTGTTGGACTTGAAAATGTTGAAGATATTATAGCTGATTTGGAATATGGATTAGAAAAAATCTAA
- a CDS encoding Na+/H+ antiporter NhaC family protein yields the protein MENNENIKASFKGLVPFIVFILLYLGTGIFLNIKGVELAFYQLPGPVAAFAGIVIAFIIFKGTIQEKFNTFLEGCGHPDIITMCIIYLLAGAFAVVSKAMGGVDSTVNLGITYIPPHYIAVGLFIIGAFISTATGTSVGSIVALGPIAVGLGEKSGVPMPLILAAVMGGAMFGDNLSVISDTTIAATKTQGVEMKDKFRINLYIALPAAILTIILLFLFARPDVVPEAINYDYNLVKVFPYIFVLVMALAGVNVFVVLTSGILLSGIIGFIYGDFTLLGYGKEIYNGFTNMTEIFVLSLLTGGMAQMVTRQGGIQWVIDTVQKFIVGKKSAKVGVGLLVSLADIAVANNTVAIIITGGISKKISEKNNVDLRESAAILDIFSCIFQGLIPYGAQMLILLGFAGDKVAPTQLIPLLWYQLLLGVFTLIYIFIPQISKKVLNILDKNVEKK from the coding sequence ATGGAAAATAATGAAAATATCAAAGCGAGTTTTAAAGGATTGGTACCATTTATAGTATTTATTTTACTTTACTTAGGAACAGGTATTTTTTTAAACATCAAAGGAGTAGAATTAGCTTTTTATCAACTACCTGGTCCTGTGGCAGCTTTTGCTGGAATAGTTATAGCATTTATAATATTTAAAGGAACTATACAAGAAAAATTTAATACTTTTCTTGAAGGTTGTGGACATCCAGATATAATCACAATGTGCATTATTTATCTTTTGGCAGGAGCTTTTGCAGTAGTTTCAAAAGCTATGGGCGGAGTTGATTCAACAGTTAATTTAGGAATAACTTACATTCCTCCACATTATATAGCAGTTGGATTATTTATAATAGGAGCTTTTATATCAACAGCAACTGGAACATCAGTTGGTTCAATAGTTGCCCTTGGACCAATAGCAGTTGGACTTGGAGAAAAAAGTGGAGTTCCAATGCCTTTGATTTTAGCAGCTGTAATGGGTGGGGCAATGTTTGGAGATAACCTATCAGTTATTTCTGATACTACAATAGCAGCAACTAAAACACAAGGTGTTGAAATGAAAGATAAATTTAGAATAAACTTATATATAGCTCTACCAGCAGCTATACTTACAATAATTTTGTTATTCTTATTTGCTAGACCTGATGTTGTTCCAGAAGCTATAAATTACGATTACAATTTAGTAAAAGTTTTCCCTTACATTTTTGTACTTGTAATGGCACTAGCTGGTGTAAATGTTTTTGTTGTTTTAACATCAGGAATTTTACTTTCAGGAATAATTGGATTTATCTATGGAGATTTTACTTTATTAGGTTATGGAAAAGAAATATATAATGGTTTTACAAATATGACAGAAATTTTTGTACTTTCACTTTTAACTGGTGGAATGGCTCAAATGGTAACAAGACAAGGTGGAATACAATGGGTTATAGATACTGTGCAAAAATTTATAGTTGGTAAAAAAAGTGCAAAAGTTGGTGTAGGACTTTTAGTTTCATTGGCCGATATAGCTGTTGCAAATAATACTGTTGCCATTATAATAACTGGTGGGATTTCTAAAAAAATTTCTGAAAAAAATAATGTAGATTTAAGAGAAAGTGCAGCTATTCTTGATATTTTCTCTTGTATATTTCAAGGATTAATACCTTATGGAGCTCAAATGTTAATACTTTTAGGTTTTGCAGGAGATAAAGTTGCTCCAACACAATTAATACCTTTATTATGGTATCAGTTATTATTGGGAGTTTTCACATTAATTTATATATTTATTCCTCAAATAAGTAAAAAAGTATTAAATATATTAGATAAAAATGTAGAAAAAAAATAA